One genomic segment of Burkholderiaceae bacterium includes these proteins:
- a CDS encoding BrnA antitoxin family protein — protein MSKPIRYGDEPLGAIRVVPDFLPSPEELALKNEQTKVTISLSSDSVEFFKETARKHHMQYQKMIRQLLDEYVARHRRV, from the coding sequence ATGAGCAAGCCAATTCGATACGGTGACGAGCCCTTGGGCGCGATCCGGGTGGTGCCGGACTTTCTGCCCTCGCCTGAAGAGCTGGCGCTGAAAAACGAGCAGACGAAAGTCACGATCTCGCTGAGCTCGGACAGCGTGGAGTTCTTCAAGGAGACCGCGCGCAAGCACCACATGCAGTACCAAAAAATGATTCGGCAACTGCTGGATGAATATGTTGCGCGGCACAGACGGGTGTGA
- a CDS encoding nucleotidyltransferase domain-containing protein, whose amino-acid sequence MGSPQQHGNEPLGAAELGPLRQLLEGRDGLRLAFVFGSLAQGGAGLDSDLDIAVQADRPLSVAQEVELIELLAAACGRPVDLIDLTTVGEPLLGEILAHGQRLFGSDADHAALIRRHVFDTEDFLPYAQRMLRERRRAWSAPANRGMAK is encoded by the coding sequence ATGGGCAGTCCACAGCAACACGGTAACGAACCCTTGGGCGCGGCCGAGCTTGGGCCACTGCGCCAGTTGCTCGAAGGGCGAGATGGCCTGCGGCTGGCTTTCGTTTTCGGTTCGCTGGCGCAAGGTGGCGCGGGCCTGGACAGCGATCTGGATATCGCCGTGCAAGCCGATCGCCCGCTGTCGGTGGCGCAGGAGGTGGAGTTGATCGAGTTGCTGGCGGCAGCGTGCGGGCGGCCGGTTGACCTGATTGACCTGACGACGGTGGGCGAACCCTTGCTGGGGGAGATCCTGGCGCACGGCCAGCGCCTGTTCGGCAGTGACGCGGACCATGCGGCGCTGATTCGGCGCCACGTTTTCGACACCGAGGACTTTCTGCCTTATGCGCAGCGCATGCTGCGCGAGCGGAGACGCGCGTGGAGTGCGCCTGCAAACAGAGGTATGGCAAAATAG
- a CDS encoding glycosyltransferase — MTAAVIVAVVVAYHPDSERLAQLLARLAPQVAHTVCVDNTDAPASSMQASAASRPDAHATVLRLGHNAGIAHAQNLGIARARALGASHVLLMDQDSLPPPNLVAQLLRAMRQPHAQPVAAIGPLCRDVKTGRIMPLIQRQGWRIHRMAPTPTTVPGTPTRDRPVAVEYIPASGSLIDLALFERVGPLQADYFIDRVDVQWCLRARRLGLAIAVHPTVEMAHDQATRTVQLGHRTLYVGHDFRAYFHVRNSLAMALRAPIAPIWRVDQLLKLPGYMVLHMAAAQHGRWRMVRLMAAAVRDAVFCRMGRGHFTGRQLR; from the coding sequence ATGACTGCCGCCGTGATTGTGGCGGTGGTGGTTGCATACCACCCCGATTCGGAACGCCTGGCACAACTGTTGGCACGCCTGGCGCCGCAAGTCGCGCACACCGTATGCGTGGACAACACCGACGCCCCAGCCTCCAGCATGCAGGCGTCCGCGGCATCCAGGCCCGACGCCCACGCCACCGTGCTGCGCCTGGGCCACAATGCCGGCATTGCGCATGCGCAAAACCTGGGCATTGCCCGCGCACGCGCGCTGGGCGCCAGCCACGTCCTGCTGATGGACCAGGACAGCCTGCCACCGCCCAACCTCGTGGCCCAGTTGCTGCGCGCAATGCGACAACCCCATGCGCAGCCGGTGGCAGCCATCGGCCCGTTGTGCCGCGACGTTAAAACCGGCCGCATCATGCCGCTGATCCAGCGCCAGGGCTGGCGCATTCACCGAATGGCGCCCACGCCAACGACAGTACCTGGCACCCCCACCCGTGATCGCCCTGTTGCCGTCGAATACATCCCCGCGTCGGGCAGCCTGATCGACCTGGCGCTGTTCGAGCGCGTAGGCCCGCTGCAAGCCGATTACTTCATCGACCGCGTGGACGTGCAGTGGTGCTTGCGCGCGCGCCGACTGGGCCTTGCCATTGCCGTTCACCCCACCGTCGAGATGGCCCACGATCAAGCCACGCGCACCGTTCAACTGGGCCATCGCACGCTGTATGTGGGCCATGACTTTCGCGCCTACTTTCATGTGCGCAACTCGCTGGCCATGGCACTTCGCGCGCCCATTGCGCCGATCTGGCGTGTAGACCAGTTGCTCAAACTGCCGGGCTACATGGTGTTGCACATGGCTGCCGCGCAGCACGGTCGCTGGCGCATGGTCCGCCTGATGGCCGCTGCCGTGCGCGATGCAGTGTTCTGCCGCATGGGGCGTGGGCATTTCACCGGCCGGCAACTGCGCTGA
- a CDS encoding BrnT family toxin, with protein MHESNFEWDDAKNAANQRKHGVSFYEAQQAVLDHRRVIAEDLTHSQHEKRYYCFGANRDASGILTVRFTVRAGRIRIIGAGYWRKGKAVYEQANSIR; from the coding sequence ATGCATGAATCGAATTTCGAGTGGGACGATGCAAAGAATGCGGCCAACCAGCGCAAGCATGGTGTTTCGTTCTACGAGGCGCAGCAGGCAGTTCTGGACCACAGGCGTGTCATTGCCGAAGACTTGACGCACAGTCAGCATGAAAAACGCTACTACTGTTTCGGCGCGAATCGGGACGCAAGCGGGATCCTTACCGTCCGCTTCACGGTCCGCGCCGGCCGCATCCGGATCATCGGGGCGGGCTACTGGCGCAAAGGCAAGGCGGTGTATGAGCAAGCCAATTCGATACGGTGA
- a CDS encoding class I SAM-dependent methyltransferase codes for MNVVSLEQAQALLQAGQCCLDAGDRAGAAAAWQGARAQPATRLAAHNLIELNGLEGAFAQMFGLNCAIAPQDDIFHFFAGHPTSNNPLRDYLADGWRTLSELLLLLERADQPLVKMNHVLEFASGHGRFTRHLVKAIGPGRVTVSDVVADAVDFARQSFGVQGFVSHAVPEQLAWPRRYDLVFVLSLFSHLPRGSWGRWLAVLWDAVAPGGLLVFSTHGSEAARRAGVALDGEGYFFAPSSESNAIDAQEYGTAFTDEAFVRARVNELAPAPVQVDRAPVWFWNHQDAWVLKKQGP; via the coding sequence ATGAACGTGGTGAGCCTGGAGCAGGCGCAAGCGCTTTTGCAAGCGGGGCAGTGCTGCCTGGATGCGGGCGACCGCGCCGGCGCGGCAGCGGCATGGCAGGGCGCTCGCGCGCAGCCGGCCACCCGCCTGGCCGCGCACAACCTGATCGAGCTGAACGGCCTTGAAGGCGCGTTCGCGCAGATGTTCGGGCTGAACTGTGCCATTGCGCCGCAGGACGACATCTTTCATTTCTTTGCCGGCCACCCGACCTCGAACAACCCGCTGCGCGACTATCTGGCCGATGGCTGGCGCACGCTGTCGGAGTTGCTGCTGTTGCTGGAGCGCGCCGACCAGCCGCTGGTCAAGATGAATCACGTGCTGGAATTTGCCAGCGGGCACGGGCGCTTCACGCGCCATCTGGTCAAGGCCATCGGGCCGGGGCGCGTGACGGTGTCGGACGTGGTGGCGGACGCGGTGGACTTTGCGCGCCAGAGCTTCGGCGTGCAGGGCTTTGTGTCGCACGCCGTGCCCGAGCAACTGGCGTGGCCGCGCCGGTACGACCTGGTGTTCGTGCTGTCGCTGTTCAGCCACCTGCCGCGCGGCAGTTGGGGGCGCTGGCTGGCCGTGCTGTGGGATGCCGTGGCGCCCGGTGGGCTGCTGGTGTTTTCCACCCACGGCAGCGAGGCCGCGCGCCGCGCCGGGGTGGCCCTGGATGGCGAGGGCTATTTCTTTGCGCCGTCGAGCGAGTCGAACGCCATCGACGCGCAGGAGTACGGCACGGCCTTCACCGACGAGGCCTTCGTGCGGGCCCGGGTGAACGAGCTGGCCCCGGCGCCGGTCCAGGTGGATCGGGCGCCCGTGTGGTTCTGGAACCACCAGGATGCCTGGGTGCTGAAAAAGCAGGGTCCATAG
- a CDS encoding ABC transporter permease, giving the protein MTALLHDCRQLWRLRALLAVLTRRELGARFAGSAGGLLWVWLPPLLTIASYFLVFDVVFGMRLGQGAPTSRVGTYLIVGMLPWMAFADAVQRGMSSLLDAGSLLHKNPLPPVLFPARAVLASGVVFAPLLLLLVPLYAGSHQFAPGVWALAPLLALQGVLAFLLAYLLAILAAALRDVVQVVGVLLSLGVFLSPVLFPVTLFPEGWRWLLWLNPMTAPIMGYQSALLQGSWPPPSVWLALAAWIGALALALSLAIARSRDALVDWL; this is encoded by the coding sequence ATGACGGCCTTGCTGCACGACTGCCGCCAGCTTTGGCGCCTGCGCGCCTTGCTGGCGGTGCTGACGCGGCGCGAGCTGGGCGCGCGCTTTGCCGGCTCGGCCGGCGGCCTGCTGTGGGTGTGGCTGCCGCCGCTGCTGACCATTGCCTCGTATTTTCTGGTGTTCGACGTGGTGTTTGGCATGCGCCTGGGCCAGGGCGCGCCCACGTCGCGCGTGGGCACCTACCTGATCGTCGGCATGCTGCCCTGGATGGCCTTTGCCGACGCGGTGCAGCGCGGCATGAGCAGCCTGCTGGACGCCGGCTCCCTGCTGCACAAGAACCCGCTGCCGCCGGTGCTGTTTCCGGCCCGCGCGGTGCTGGCCAGCGGCGTGGTGTTTGCGCCGCTGCTGCTGTTGTTGGTGCCGCTGTACGCGGGCAGCCACCAGTTTGCGCCGGGCGTGTGGGCGCTGGCGCCGCTGCTGGCGCTGCAGGGCGTGCTGGCCTTTTTGCTGGCCTACCTGCTGGCCATTCTGGCGGCGGCGCTGCGCGACGTGGTGCAGGTGGTGGGCGTGCTGCTGTCGCTGGGGGTGTTTCTGTCGCCGGTGCTGTTTCCGGTCACGCTGTTTCCCGAGGGCTGGCGCTGGCTGCTGTGGCTCAACCCGATGACGGCGCCGATCATGGGCTATCAGTCGGCCCTGCTGCAAGGCTCGTGGCCGCCGCCGTCGGTGTGGCTGGCGCTGGCGGCCTGGATCGGCGCGCTGGCGCTGGCGCTTTCGCTGGCCATCGCGCGCAGCCGCGACGCGCTGGTGGACTGGCTGTGA
- a CDS encoding ABC transporter ATP-binding protein: MLRGTDGCEGVDTGATIDRPGPPPLRLHDVGKEYRLYDSPRARLRALLTGRATHRSHWALQGVSLELARGQCLGVVGHNGAGKSTLLKLICGTVQPTQGRVERHGRITAILELGAGFHPDFTGRQNLYFGGSLIGIEHDQMARLEAQVLAFAEIGEAIDRPVKTYSSGMVVRLAFALVTAVEPDLLIIDEALAVGDQRFQKKCIERIEAFRANGCTILFCSHSPYHVRQLCDVALWLDHGRVMELGPTEPVIGAYEMHTRMLAAPAASDEAKAAAAPAPPAAPAHGDDMAAILSVDVANLDGGDPPLLGSTDLVVTITVRGRGQERPNIGFMIEQSHGVGITSLATHEDGAVPQPVSPGVWRSVLTFPELGLHSGQYVISAFLFDASGLVVYEQWFQFRHFRFVRPTLMPGLVRLPHRWE, translated from the coding sequence ATGTTGCGCGGCACAGACGGGTGTGAGGGTGTTGACACCGGCGCCACGATCGACCGGCCCGGGCCACCGCCCCTGCGGCTGCACGACGTGGGCAAGGAGTACCGCTTGTACGACTCGCCGCGCGCGCGCCTGCGGGCGCTGCTGACGGGCCGCGCCACGCACCGCAGCCACTGGGCGCTGCAGGGCGTGAGCCTGGAGCTGGCGCGCGGGCAGTGCCTGGGCGTGGTGGGCCACAACGGCGCGGGCAAGAGCACGCTGCTCAAGCTGATCTGCGGCACGGTGCAGCCCACGCAGGGGCGCGTCGAGCGGCACGGGCGCATCACGGCCATCCTGGAGCTGGGGGCGGGCTTTCACCCCGACTTCACGGGGCGGCAGAACCTGTACTTCGGCGGCAGCCTGATCGGCATCGAGCACGATCAGATGGCACGGCTGGAGGCCCAGGTGCTGGCTTTTGCCGAGATCGGCGAGGCGATCGACCGGCCGGTCAAGACCTATTCGTCGGGCATGGTGGTGCGCCTGGCCTTCGCCCTGGTGACGGCGGTGGAGCCGGATTTGCTGATCATCGACGAGGCGCTGGCGGTGGGCGACCAGCGTTTTCAGAAAAAATGCATCGAGCGCATCGAGGCGTTTCGCGCCAACGGCTGCACCATTTTGTTTTGCTCGCACAGCCCCTACCACGTGCGCCAGTTGTGCGACGTGGCGCTGTGGCTGGACCATGGCCGGGTGATGGAGCTGGGGCCGACGGAGCCGGTGATTGGCGCGTATGAGATGCACACGCGCATGCTGGCCGCACCCGCGGCGAGCGACGAGGCCAAGGCGGCAGCGGCCCCCGCGCCACCGGCGGCCCCGGCCCATGGCGATGACATGGCCGCCATCCTGTCGGTGGACGTGGCCAACCTGGACGGAGGTGATCCGCCTTTGCTGGGCAGCACCGACCTGGTGGTGACGATCACGGTGCGTGGGCGCGGGCAGGAGCGGCCCAACATCGGCTTCATGATCGAGCAATCGCACGGCGTGGGCATTACCTCGCTGGCCACGCACGAGGACGGCGCGGTGCCGCAGCCGGTGTCGCCCGGCGTGTGGCGCTCGGTGCTGACCTTCCCGGAGTTGGGCTTGCACAGCGGGCAGTACGTGATCAGCGCGTTTTTGTTCGATGCCAGCGGGTTGGTGGTGTATGAGCAGTGGTTTCAGTTTCGGCATTTCCGCTTCGTGCGGCCGACGCTGATGCCGGGTCTGGTGCGTCTGCCGCACCGCTGGGAGTGA
- a CDS encoding glycosyltransferase, giving the protein MASAPSTLHIYRRDIDASERTSLTVLATHIGLGARVLDLGCGSGALGRFLRMEGSSLIIDGLTISPEEAALAAPHYRRVEVADLESCDLAALFAPGSYDAIVCADVLEHIRHPEQVLRACRLLLAEGGRVLLSIPNTGYAGLIAELMTGEFRYRPEGLLDETHLRFFTRQTLTRFLAAEHWAVEEIQTVPRPLPDSEFRVAFDALPPAVARHLLALPDALSYQFIVRCRPAAPDEAIAPPEPPAHLPVQAHFSAELYWDQGQGFAEQRKQVASGIIGREMQTLRFELPDGLDGLRRLKLDPADRPGILHLHALRLRCADQEQPLWHWRASEPGVGASLQSTPCHQVVWGAPLPGSAAAAVLTGDDPSIELPIDGTTLARAATHHALTVEVDLGWPMSADYLHLASVIGPLQSERQFLREQVERTVAIMQDHEKLALEHTDLHRQHADLHRRHTDLHRQHADLRQAHTELSKTTEHQSQAIHQLRAQIQGLSLQTNELSAENAALSTENAALSTNNEKLAAENTHLSAANATPPHPAVLQAQQQIATLQQQLRDATDAVYRLQNLRAVRYTRPLANLRNRLLGRPPGVLPIPASPALAPTPAPVMLPIPAPRSAGVDIIVPVYRGLADTRQCLESVLTNPQTTDWRLIVINDCSPEPEVTEWLRALAAAEPRLTLLENEHNLGFVGTVNRGMALSAEHDVLLLNSDTEVANDWLDRLRRCAYSQARVGSVTPFSGNATICSYPEFCADNSLPPGHDTASLDALFAQANAGRSVPVPTAVGFCMYIRRDALQAVGLFDEAHFGKGYGEENDFCQRAIDLGWVNLHALDTYVRHTGGVSFGDSKSPRELAAMDTLRRLHPGYEAQVRDFVQADPARPARLAVDWLRATDGGRKPVILAVHHARGGGTERHVLELAAHLADEALFLSLQPAGAQQHVVLRLIETQDGHAAFSERWSVQFDLAHQRDALLHLLRAMPVAHIHHHHLLGHGPTVWALAQTLGVSYDFTVHDFYSRCTHITLTGQHGRYQMDGHGECCGGQHPPSLPEVQEDIQAWRKRNRQFLLLARFVLAPSLDTAVRIQQFVPQASVRFAPHTDLNPSALPAPQPTPLPTERPLRVVVIGALSAIKGADVLEDTARLARKTGAPIEFQLIGYAYRHLQTTPATALTKVHGQYDEADLPAMLQRIAPDVVWFPALWPETYSYTLSAALAANLPVVVPDLGAFVERVAGRPWSWVQAWDSTPEQWVDFFRTVRTQLLANNNHTPVAPPMPAALAQLAQTQGTWDYHRDYLDFPRLTPSHEETLQRAQEIARLLAEARRRNPPPEPARGGLYDLALRLQRAPMLSPVMRAVPQGLRFRIKRLLSR; this is encoded by the coding sequence ATGGCATCCGCTCCCTCCACACTGCACATCTATCGGCGCGACATCGACGCCAGCGAGCGCACCTCCTTGACCGTGCTCGCCACCCACATTGGGCTCGGCGCCCGCGTGCTAGACCTGGGCTGCGGCAGCGGCGCCCTCGGTCGCTTCCTGCGCATGGAGGGCAGCAGCCTCATCATCGACGGCCTGACCATCAGCCCAGAAGAAGCCGCGCTGGCCGCACCGCACTACCGCCGCGTCGAGGTCGCCGACCTCGAAAGCTGCGACCTGGCCGCCCTGTTTGCACCGGGCAGTTACGACGCCATCGTCTGCGCCGACGTACTCGAGCACATCCGCCACCCCGAGCAGGTGCTGCGCGCCTGTCGCCTGCTGCTGGCCGAGGGCGGGCGCGTGCTGTTGTCCATCCCCAATACCGGTTACGCGGGCCTGATCGCCGAGCTGATGACCGGCGAGTTCCGCTACCGCCCCGAAGGCCTGCTGGACGAAACCCACCTGCGTTTTTTCACCCGCCAGACACTGACCCGTTTTCTGGCCGCCGAGCACTGGGCCGTGGAGGAAATCCAAACTGTCCCGCGGCCCCTGCCCGACTCCGAGTTCCGCGTCGCCTTCGACGCCCTGCCCCCCGCCGTGGCGCGCCACCTGCTCGCGTTGCCCGATGCGTTGAGCTACCAGTTCATCGTGCGCTGCCGCCCGGCCGCGCCCGACGAGGCCATCGCCCCCCCCGAACCGCCAGCGCACCTGCCCGTCCAGGCCCATTTCTCGGCCGAGTTGTACTGGGATCAGGGCCAGGGCTTCGCCGAGCAACGCAAGCAAGTCGCCAGCGGCATCATCGGCCGCGAAATGCAGACTCTGCGCTTCGAATTGCCCGACGGGCTGGACGGCTTGCGACGCCTCAAGCTCGACCCCGCCGACCGGCCCGGCATCCTGCATCTGCACGCCCTGCGCCTGCGCTGCGCCGATCAGGAGCAGCCCCTGTGGCACTGGCGCGCGTCCGAGCCCGGCGTCGGCGCGTCATTGCAAAGCACCCCATGCCATCAAGTGGTCTGGGGCGCGCCACTGCCCGGCAGCGCTGCAGCAGCCGTCCTGACCGGAGACGATCCATCGATTGAACTGCCCATCGACGGCACCACGCTGGCGCGCGCCGCCACCCACCACGCCCTCACGGTCGAGGTGGATCTGGGCTGGCCGATGTCGGCCGACTATCTGCACCTGGCCAGCGTCATCGGTCCGCTGCAAAGCGAACGGCAATTCCTGCGCGAACAAGTCGAGCGCACGGTCGCCATCATGCAAGACCACGAAAAACTGGCCCTGGAACACACCGACCTGCACCGACAACACGCCGACCTGCATCGACGCCACACCGACCTGCACCGGCAACACGCCGACTTGCGTCAAGCCCACACCGAGCTGTCGAAGACCACCGAACACCAGTCGCAAGCGATCCATCAACTGCGCGCCCAAATCCAGGGGCTGTCATTGCAAACCAACGAGTTGTCGGCGGAAAACGCGGCGTTGTCTACGGAAAACGCGGCGTTGTCCACCAACAACGAAAAGCTTGCGGCAGAAAACACCCATCTGTCCGCCGCCAATGCCACCCCGCCCCATCCAGCCGTCCTCCAAGCGCAGCAACAAATCGCCACATTGCAGCAGCAACTGCGCGACGCCACCGATGCGGTGTACCGGCTGCAGAACCTGCGCGCCGTCCGCTACACCCGCCCGCTGGCCAACCTGCGCAACCGGCTTCTCGGCCGCCCACCCGGCGTCTTGCCGATACCCGCTTCACCCGCCCTCGCGCCGACGCCCGCACCCGTGATGCTGCCCATCCCGGCGCCGCGCAGCGCAGGGGTCGACATCATCGTGCCCGTTTACCGCGGCCTGGCCGACACCCGGCAGTGCCTTGAGTCGGTGTTGACCAACCCACAAACCACGGACTGGCGCCTGATCGTCATCAACGACTGCAGCCCCGAGCCCGAAGTCACCGAGTGGCTGCGCGCGCTGGCCGCTGCCGAGCCGCGCCTGACCCTGCTGGAAAACGAGCACAACCTGGGTTTCGTCGGCACCGTCAACCGCGGCATGGCACTGTCGGCCGAGCACGACGTGCTGTTGCTCAACAGCGACACCGAAGTGGCCAACGACTGGCTCGACCGCTTGCGCCGCTGCGCCTACAGCCAGGCGCGCGTCGGCTCGGTCACCCCGTTCTCGGGCAATGCCACCATTTGCAGCTACCCCGAGTTCTGCGCCGACAATTCCCTGCCGCCAGGCCACGACACCGCCAGCCTGGACGCCCTGTTCGCCCAGGCCAACGCGGGCCGCAGCGTGCCGGTGCCCACCGCCGTCGGTTTTTGCATGTACATCCGCCGCGACGCCCTGCAAGCCGTGGGGCTGTTCGACGAAGCCCACTTCGGCAAGGGCTACGGCGAGGAAAACGACTTCTGCCAGCGCGCCATCGACCTGGGCTGGGTCAACCTCCATGCGCTGGATACCTACGTGCGCCACACCGGTGGCGTGAGCTTCGGCGACAGCAAGAGCCCGCGCGAGCTCGCCGCCATGGACACCCTGCGCCGCCTGCACCCCGGCTACGAAGCCCAGGTGCGTGATTTCGTGCAGGCCGACCCGGCACGCCCCGCGCGGCTGGCGGTCGACTGGCTGCGCGCCACCGACGGCGGCCGCAAGCCCGTGATCCTGGCGGTTCATCACGCGCGCGGAGGCGGCACCGAGCGCCACGTGCTCGAACTGGCCGCGCACCTGGCCGACGAAGCCCTGTTCCTGTCTTTGCAGCCCGCGGGGGCGCAGCAGCACGTGGTGCTGCGTCTGATCGAGACCCAGGACGGCCACGCCGCGTTTTCCGAGCGGTGGTCGGTGCAGTTCGATCTGGCGCACCAACGGGACGCCCTGCTGCACCTGCTGCGCGCCATGCCGGTGGCGCACATCCACCACCACCACCTGCTCGGCCACGGCCCCACCGTGTGGGCGCTGGCGCAAACGCTGGGCGTAAGCTACGACTTCACCGTCCACGATTTCTACAGCCGCTGCACCCACATCACGCTGACCGGCCAGCACGGCCGCTACCAGATGGACGGGCACGGCGAATGCTGCGGCGGCCAGCACCCCCCTTCGTTGCCGGAAGTGCAGGAAGACATCCAGGCCTGGCGCAAACGCAACCGGCAATTCCTGCTGCTCGCCCGCTTCGTGCTCGCCCCCAGCCTGGACACCGCCGTCCGTATCCAGCAGTTCGTCCCCCAGGCGTCGGTCCGGTTTGCCCCGCACACCGACCTCAACCCCTCGGCCCTGCCCGCGCCCCAACCCACGCCGCTGCCCACCGAGCGCCCGCTGCGCGTGGTCGTCATTGGCGCGCTCAGCGCCATCAAGGGCGCCGATGTGCTGGAAGACACCGCCCGACTGGCCCGCAAGACCGGCGCGCCGATCGAGTTTCAGCTCATCGGCTACGCCTATCGGCACCTGCAGACCACCCCCGCCACCGCCCTGACCAAGGTGCACGGCCAATACGACGAGGCCGACCTGCCCGCCATGCTGCAGCGCATCGCGCCCGATGTGGTGTGGTTCCCCGCCCTGTGGCCCGAGACCTACAGCTACACGCTGAGCGCCGCGTTGGCCGCCAATCTGCCCGTGGTGGTGCCCGACCTGGGCGCCTTCGTCGAACGCGTGGCCGGGCGCCCCTGGAGCTGGGTACAGGCCTGGGACAGCACGCCCGAGCAATGGGTTGATTTTTTTCGCACCGTGCGCACCCAGTTGCTGGCCAACAACAACCACACGCCAGTAGCCCCGCCCATGCCCGCCGCGCTGGCACAACTGGCTCAGACACAAGGCACGTGGGACTATCACCGCGACTACCTGGACTTTCCCAGGCTCACCCCGTCCCATGAGGAAACCTTGCAGCGCGCGCAAGAGATCGCTCGGCTCCTTGCCGAGGCCCGGCGTCGCAACCCACCGCCCGAACCCGCGCGTGGCGGCCTGTACGACCTGGCCTTGCGCCTGCAGCGCGCGCCCATGCTGAGCCCCGTCATGCGCGCCGTCCCGCAAGGTCTGCGCTTTCGCATCAAACGCCTGCTGAGCCGGTGA